The Ignavibacteria bacterium genomic sequence CTTCCGATGAATAAATTCAAACCAAGCGGCGGAAGCATATAGCCGATTTCGAGATTGAGAAGAAAAATAATTCCAAGATGCACCGGGTCAACGCCGTATTGATTTGCAATGGGAATAATGAGTGGAACAACAATAATTATTGCCGAAAAAATTTCCACCATATTGATAACGAGCAAAATGCAATTCAGCAAAACAAGAAACGTAAATTTGTTGTCGATAAACGTGTGAATCCATTCAAAAAGTTTTTGCGGAATTTGTTCGTCAATAAAATAATTTGTTAAGCCAAGTGCAGTTCCTAATACGATAAACATTGCTCCGACAAGCAACATACTTTTTTGCATTACTTTCGGAACGTCGGGAAACAATTTCAAATCTTTGTAAATAAAAACTTCGATTACCAAAACATAAAATGCCATAACTGCAGCGGCTTCGGTAGCGGTAAAAATTCCACCGTAAATTCCTCCGATGACGAGAAACGGAAGCGGAATTTCCCACGCGGATTCTTTGATACAACGCAGAACATTGCTCCACTCAAATTGTATACGCGAAACGTTAGAACGAATTCCTGTTGAAATTGCATACGCGGAAAGTGCAACGACAATCAATATTCCCGGAAGTAACCCTCCGATGAATAGTTTGTCTATCGAAATTTGTGCAACAAGTCCGTACAAAATAATCGGCAAACTTGGAGGAAATAATAATCCCAAACTTCCTGACGTAGTGAGAAGTCCGAGAGAAAATTTTTCGGGATAATGTTCTTTGAGCAACACGGGAAAGAGCAAACCGCCGAGCGCAACAATTGTAACTCCTGATGCGCCGGTGAATGCAGTAAAAATTGCAGCGGAAAGAATTGCTACAACTGCTAATCCTCCGGGAATCCATCCAACAAGCGCTTGCGATAAATTGACAAGTCGTTGCGGTGTTTTGCTTTCTGCGAGAACGTAACCGCCGAATGTGAACAATGGAATGGCTATCAGTGCGGGAAACTCTGCAAGACGCGTAAGTTCTGCGATAACGAAAGCAGGTTCACCTCCAGAAGTGTGAAATAAATACAGCGCCAGCGCACCAATCAGTGAGAATAACGGCGCCCCAAGAATGGCAAGAGCAACAAATGCAATACCTATAAGTATAATTTCCATCAGTTGGAAATTTCTCCTTTTAAAAATTCATAGGAATGGCGAACAACCCGGAGCAGATAATGAAGAGATATTAAACCGAATGTGAGCGGTATAATCATTAAATAATATTTTTTGTGAATATCGAACAGGTCGAGAGAATCTTCATCAAAGCCGGCTTCGAGAAATTGCAGCGCTGCTCGAAGGAGAAGAAAAGCAACAACAGATGCAAACAGATCTACGATGAAGAGCGCGAGATGCATCATTTTGGGCGAAAGCAACCGATTAACGAATTCGATGCCGAAATGTTTTTCTTCTTTTGTTGCGAGAACTGCACCAAGAAAACCAACCC encodes the following:
- a CDS encoding TRAP transporter small permease, with the protein product MKLIFSIEKYLAKIEGILIITMLSAMIVLAFFQVVLRNLFSFGFLWGDPFLRYLVLWVGFLGAVLATKEEKHFGIEFVNRLLSPKMMHLALFIVDLFASVVAFLLLRAALQFLEAGFDEDSLDLFDIHKKYYLMIIPLTFGLISLHYLLRVVRHSYEFLKGEISN
- a CDS encoding TRAP transporter large permease subunit; this encodes MEIILIGIAFVALAILGAPLFSLIGALALYLFHTSGGEPAFVIAELTRLAEFPALIAIPLFTFGGYVLAESKTPQRLVNLSQALVGWIPGGLAVVAILSAAIFTAFTGASGVTIVALGGLLFPVLLKEHYPEKFSLGLLTTSGSLGLLFPPSLPIILYGLVAQISIDKLFIGGLLPGILIVVALSAYAISTGIRSNVSRIQFEWSNVLRCIKESAWEIPLPFLVIGGIYGGIFTATEAAAVMAFYVLVIEVFIYKDLKLFPDVPKVMQKSMLLVGAMFIVLGTALGLTNYFIDEQIPQKLFEWIHTFIDNKFTFLVLLNCILLVINMVEIFSAIIIVVPLIIPIANQYGVDPVHLGIIFLLNLEIGYMLPPLGLNLFIGSFRFERPMTTMYRVTLPFLAMLFIILLFVTYFPQLSLWLVEMFRIR